A genomic stretch from Cellulomonas sp. KRMCY2 includes:
- a CDS encoding DUF349 domain-containing protein: protein MTDHEPTADEPTTTEATADLTPIEVTGAGEASSEGTVEGVADEEAPDEEAPDEEPVADEVVAPDEEPVADEVVAPDEEPVADEVVVPDEEPTPDEVVVPDEEPTPDELTTVDAPAAASTTSESDQTVEDVPTPEVSPTLEGSPAAQAHAAETPAPEAAPSAETTPTARPMARPVPRPHAPSTRPAVPSPAAVAATAGPTTTPVPVPPALTPAESAEAARWGRVDDDGTVWVREESGERVVGQYPGADHSDALAFYVRRYADLHAKVLLFEARLSATDLPVKEIDSTLEHLTEELAEPAVVGDLDALRTRLVALGEVAAQRRAVADAERAAAKQAALEARTAIVEAAEKIAGTDPERIQWRPAGEQLHALLDQWKDAQRHGPRVDRGSEDALWKRFSHARSTFDRERRRYFSELEKHNAGAKAEKAALVATAEQLATSTDWAETSSAYRDLMTRWKNAGRASRKDDDALWARFRAAQDQFFSARDANQKETDAEFAANLEVKLALLAEAEKLVPVRDLAAARAGLRDLQERWEKAGKVPRGEIQRVEGRLRAVEQAVREAEQSQWQRSNPETRARAEGAAAQLLAAIAGLEQDLAKATAAGNTRKIAEAQAALDARRAWLEQVERAAADSRG, encoded by the coding sequence GTGACCGACCACGAGCCGACGGCGGACGAGCCGACGACCACCGAAGCCACTGCGGACCTGACGCCTATCGAGGTGACGGGCGCCGGCGAGGCGAGCAGCGAGGGCACCGTCGAAGGGGTCGCTGACGAGGAGGCGCCCGACGAGGAGGCGCCCGACGAGGAGCCGGTGGCCGACGAGGTCGTCGCACCCGACGAGGAGCCGGTGGCCGACGAGGTCGTCGCACCCGACGAGGAGCCGGTGGCCGACGAGGTCGTCGTCCCCGACGAGGAGCCGACGCCCGACGAGGTCGTCGTCCCCGACGAGGAGCCGACGCCCGACGAGCTCACGACCGTCGACGCCCCGGCAGCGGCGTCGACGACGTCGGAGAGCGACCAGACCGTCGAGGACGTCCCGACGCCGGAGGTGAGCCCGACCCTTGAGGGCTCCCCCGCTGCGCAGGCGCACGCCGCCGAGACGCCCGCACCGGAGGCCGCCCCGTCGGCCGAGACGACTCCGACTGCCCGGCCGATGGCACGTCCGGTTCCCCGGCCGCATGCCCCCTCGACCCGACCAGCAGTCCCGAGCCCCGCCGCCGTCGCCGCGACGGCCGGTCCGACGACCACGCCCGTGCCTGTCCCGCCGGCGCTGACGCCCGCCGAGAGTGCCGAGGCTGCCCGCTGGGGCCGGGTCGACGACGACGGCACCGTCTGGGTCCGCGAGGAGTCGGGCGAGCGCGTCGTCGGGCAGTACCCGGGTGCTGACCACTCCGACGCGCTGGCCTTCTACGTGCGCCGGTACGCCGACCTGCACGCCAAGGTGCTGCTCTTCGAGGCACGCCTGAGCGCGACCGATCTCCCGGTCAAGGAGATCGACTCCACCCTCGAGCACCTCACCGAGGAGCTCGCCGAACCCGCTGTCGTCGGCGACCTCGACGCCCTGCGCACGCGACTCGTCGCGCTCGGCGAGGTCGCCGCGCAGCGACGCGCCGTCGCCGACGCCGAGCGGGCTGCGGCCAAGCAGGCAGCGCTCGAGGCGCGAACGGCCATCGTCGAGGCGGCGGAGAAGATCGCCGGAACCGATCCCGAGCGCATCCAGTGGCGTCCCGCCGGTGAGCAGCTCCACGCGCTCCTCGATCAGTGGAAGGACGCCCAGCGGCACGGCCCGCGCGTCGATCGCGGCTCGGAGGACGCGCTGTGGAAGCGGTTCAGCCATGCGCGATCCACCTTCGACCGCGAGCGTCGTCGGTACTTCTCCGAGCTCGAGAAGCACAACGCCGGCGCGAAGGCGGAGAAGGCGGCCCTGGTCGCCACCGCCGAGCAGCTCGCCACCAGCACCGACTGGGCCGAGACGTCCTCCGCCTACCGCGACCTGATGACCCGCTGGAAGAACGCCGGGCGGGCGAGCCGCAAGGACGACGACGCCCTCTGGGCACGCTTCCGGGCAGCCCAGGACCAGTTCTTCAGCGCCCGGGACGCCAACCAGAAGGAGACCGACGCCGAGTTCGCAGCGAACCTCGAGGTGAAGCTCGCCCTGCTCGCGGAGGCCGAGAAGCTGGTCCCGGTTCGCGACCTGGCAGCCGCACGTGCCGGGCTGCGCGACCTCCAGGAGCGCTGGGAGAAGGCCGGCAAGGTGCCGCGCGGAGAGATCCAGCGCGTCGAAGGTCGACTGCGCGCCGTCGAGCAGGCCGTCCGAGAAGCCGAGCAGAGCCAGTGGCAGCGCAGCAACCCGGAGACGCGGGCACGGGCCGAGGGGGCCGCTGCACAGCTTCTCGCCGCCATCGCGGGGCTCGAGCAGGATCTCGCGAAGGCCACGGCTGCCGGCAACACGCGCAAGATCGCCGAGGCGCAGGCTGCCCTCGACGCGCGTCGTGCGTGGCTCGAGCAGGTCGAGCGCGCGGCTGCGGACTCACGCGGCTGA
- a CDS encoding adenine phosphoribosyltransferase, translating into MTTPLAPATDLVERARRLVHDVPDYPQPGVVFKDITPLLADGPTFAAVVRHMVARAPADIDIVVGVEARGFILGAPVALGLGAGFVPVRKEGKLPRATLAGAYDLEYGSAVLEVHADVIPRGARILVVDDVLATGGTAAATAELLELAGGVVVGLAFLMELTFLNGRDKLAGRELDVLLTY; encoded by the coding sequence ATGACCACACCCCTGGCACCGGCAACCGACCTCGTCGAGCGGGCGAGGCGCCTCGTGCACGACGTGCCCGACTACCCCCAGCCCGGTGTGGTGTTCAAGGACATCACACCGCTCCTCGCGGACGGTCCGACCTTCGCGGCGGTCGTCCGTCACATGGTCGCGCGGGCGCCGGCCGACATCGACATCGTGGTCGGTGTGGAGGCACGGGGGTTCATCCTCGGTGCGCCGGTCGCCCTCGGCCTCGGCGCGGGCTTCGTGCCGGTGCGCAAGGAGGGCAAGCTCCCGCGTGCGACGCTCGCCGGCGCGTACGACCTGGAGTACGGCAGCGCCGTCCTCGAGGTGCACGCCGACGTGATCCCGCGCGGAGCCCGGATCCTGGTCGTCGATGACGTCCTGGCCACCGGCGGCACCGCTGCCGCGACCGCTGAGCTCTTGGAGCTGGCCGGGGGAGTCGTCGTCGGGCTCGCCTTCCTGATGGAGCTGACCTTCCTCAACGGGCGTGACAAGCTCGCCGGACGTGAGCTGGACGTGCTGCTCACCTACTGA
- a CDS encoding bifunctional (p)ppGpp synthetase/guanosine-3',5'-bis(diphosphate) 3'-pyrophosphohydrolase, whose protein sequence is MADTSTPVPAAAPEATTAADDGITDDAPIRPAAPGPVGLATEPIDNVPAVALPDAPDGDDDAAPDDTAADDAAADVAARPVTSEGSATGNRVRSRLVRFGSRTPAGSPALEPLMVAARANHPKADLSVLERAYTAAERAHRGQVRRSGDPYITHPVAVATILADLGMTAPTLAAALLHDTVEDTDYSLTALEAEFGPEIAMLVDGVTKLDKVNYGDAAQAETVRKMVVAMSRDIRVLVIKLADRLHNARTWRFVPVESAERKARETLEIYAPLAHRLGMNTIKWELEDLSFATLYPKVYEEIVHLVAERAPARDEYLSVVREQVTADLRAVKIKSVVTGRPKHYYSIYQKMIVRGRDFADIYDLVGVRVLVDSVRDCYAALGALHARWNPVPGRFKDYIAMPKFNMYQSLHTTVIGPGGKPVEIQIRTHEMHRRAEYGVAAHWKYKEIAKQQGGAVDAAGDMAWLRQLVDWQRETADPSEFLDSLRFEIRGTEVFVFTPKGDVMALPSGSTPVDFAYAVHTEVGHRTMGARVNGRLVPLDSQLENGDVVDVLTSKSETAGPSRDWMTFVKSPRARNKIRQWFSKERREEAIEHGKDAIAKAMRKQHLPLQRLLTHESLVTLANEMRFADVSALYAAIGEGQASAASVVHRLVQSMGGEQGTEETVAEAARPGHQTRRARTGDAGVIVKGVSDIWAKLAKCCTPVPGDEIIGFVTRGTGVSVHRADCANVVDLRAQPERIVDVEWDTGANTMFLVQIQVEALDRSRLLSDVTRVLSDHHVNILSATVSTSRDRVALSRFVFEMAEPAHLSSVLAAVRKVDGVFDVYRITGSRVAEAPTLHA, encoded by the coding sequence ATGGCCGACACGTCGACACCCGTCCCTGCCGCGGCGCCCGAGGCGACCACCGCGGCCGACGACGGCATCACCGACGACGCGCCGATCCGGCCGGCTGCGCCCGGCCCGGTCGGTCTGGCCACCGAGCCGATCGACAACGTGCCGGCGGTCGCACTGCCCGACGCGCCGGACGGCGACGACGACGCTGCGCCCGATGACACGGCGGCCGACGACGCTGCGGCCGACGTCGCCGCACGTCCGGTCACCTCGGAGGGCTCGGCGACCGGGAACCGGGTGCGGTCCCGGCTCGTCAGGTTCGGCAGCCGCACGCCCGCTGGCTCGCCGGCCCTCGAGCCGCTGATGGTCGCCGCCCGCGCCAACCACCCCAAGGCCGACCTGAGCGTCCTGGAGCGCGCCTACACGGCTGCTGAGCGCGCCCACCGCGGCCAGGTCCGCCGGAGCGGAGACCCGTACATCACCCACCCGGTCGCGGTCGCGACCATCCTCGCCGATCTCGGCATGACGGCGCCGACCCTCGCCGCGGCCCTCCTGCACGACACCGTGGAGGACACCGACTACTCGCTGACTGCGCTCGAGGCGGAGTTCGGGCCCGAGATCGCGATGCTGGTCGACGGCGTCACGAAGCTCGACAAGGTCAACTACGGCGATGCCGCCCAGGCCGAGACCGTGCGCAAGATGGTCGTGGCGATGTCCCGCGACATCCGGGTCCTGGTCATCAAGCTGGCCGACCGGCTGCACAACGCCCGGACCTGGCGGTTCGTGCCCGTCGAGTCGGCCGAGCGCAAGGCCCGCGAGACGCTCGAGATCTATGCGCCGCTGGCGCACCGGCTCGGCATGAACACCATCAAGTGGGAGCTCGAGGACCTCTCGTTCGCGACCCTGTACCCCAAGGTCTACGAGGAGATCGTCCACCTCGTCGCCGAACGGGCACCGGCGCGGGACGAGTACCTGTCGGTCGTCCGTGAGCAGGTCACCGCCGACCTGCGGGCCGTGAAGATCAAGTCGGTCGTGACCGGCCGCCCGAAGCACTACTACTCGATCTACCAGAAGATGATCGTCCGCGGCCGCGACTTCGCCGACATCTACGACCTCGTCGGCGTCCGTGTCCTGGTCGACTCGGTGCGCGACTGCTACGCGGCGCTCGGTGCCCTGCACGCGCGGTGGAACCCGGTCCCCGGCCGGTTCAAGGACTACATCGCGATGCCGAAGTTCAACATGTACCAGTCCCTGCACACGACGGTGATCGGTCCGGGCGGCAAGCCCGTCGAGATCCAGATCCGCACCCACGAGATGCACCGTCGGGCGGAGTACGGCGTCGCGGCGCACTGGAAGTACAAGGAGATCGCCAAGCAGCAGGGCGGCGCCGTCGACGCCGCCGGCGACATGGCCTGGCTCCGTCAGCTCGTCGACTGGCAGCGTGAGACAGCCGACCCGAGCGAGTTCCTCGACTCCCTGCGGTTCGAGATCCGCGGCACCGAGGTCTTCGTCTTCACGCCCAAGGGCGACGTGATGGCACTGCCGTCCGGCTCGACACCTGTCGACTTCGCCTACGCGGTGCACACCGAGGTCGGTCATCGCACGATGGGTGCGCGGGTCAACGGCCGGCTCGTGCCGCTCGACTCGCAGCTGGAGAACGGCGACGTCGTCGACGTGCTGACGTCCAAGTCGGAGACCGCCGGCCCCAGCCGGGACTGGATGACCTTCGTCAAGAGCCCGCGGGCGCGCAACAAGATCCGCCAGTGGTTCTCGAAGGAACGCCGCGAGGAGGCGATCGAGCACGGCAAGGACGCCATCGCCAAGGCGATGCGCAAGCAGCACCTGCCGCTGCAGCGCCTGCTCACCCACGAGAGCCTCGTCACGCTCGCCAACGAGATGCGCTTCGCCGACGTGTCGGCGCTGTACGCCGCGATCGGTGAGGGCCAGGCGTCGGCGGCATCGGTCGTGCACCGTCTCGTGCAGTCGATGGGTGGCGAGCAGGGCACCGAGGAGACCGTGGCCGAGGCCGCTCGTCCCGGCCATCAGACGCGTCGGGCGCGGACCGGCGACGCCGGCGTCATCGTCAAGGGTGTCAGCGACATCTGGGCCAAGCTCGCCAAGTGCTGCACCCCGGTCCCCGGTGACGAGATCATCGGGTTCGTCACCCGGGGGACCGGCGTGAGCGTCCACCGGGCCGATTGCGCGAACGTCGTCGACCTGCGCGCCCAGCCCGAGCGGATTGTCGACGTGGAGTGGGACACCGGTGCGAACACCATGTTCCTCGTCCAGATCCAGGTCGAGGCGCTCGACCGCAGTCGCCTGCTCTCGGACGTCACGCGCGTGCTGTCCGACCATCACGTGAACATCCTGTCCGCGACGGTCTCGACCTCGCGCGACCGGGTCGCCCTGTCCCGCTTCGTCTTCGAGATGGCCGAGCCGGCTCACCTGAGCTCGGTGCTCGCGGCGGTGCGCAAGGTGGACGGCGTCTTCGACGTCTACCGGATCACGGGCTCCCGGGTGGCTGAGGCACCCACGCTGCACGCCTGA
- a CDS encoding GMC oxidoreductase gives MGTGGGQQTYDVVVVGSGFGGSVAALRLTEKGYRVLVLEAGRRFADDEFARTSWDLRRFLWAPRLGCYGIQRIHRVSDSLVLAGAGVGGGSLVYANTLYRPLRPFFDDPQWSGITDWAAELAPWYDQAARMLGVTTNPTTTASDVLFRTVATRMGVADTFRSADVGVLFGEPGAPVADPYFGGAGPGRTACTECGACMTGCRVGAKNTLVKNYLFLAEQAGARVVPMTTVTRLRHRPGSGWLVESRGTADRAGSRTGTTTWRAEHVVLAAGTYNTQLLLHRARRRDDLPRVSDRLGTLTRTNSEALLGGSAPKVDPGRELARGVAITSSFFPDPSTHVEPVRYGPGSNAMALITTLATTGGPRSTRWAKILGRYAAELARRPVTTVRALAPYRWSERTAIALVMQALDNSLVTGVRRGLTGWRLVSRQGPGEPSPTWIPAGHRAATLIAEELGGTAGSSWGDVANMPLTAHFIGGCPIGTTADDGVLDPYQRVHGYPTLHVLDGAAISANLGVNPSLTITAQAERACSLWPNVGEVDPRPVDQSTYLRLEPVPPAGPVVPVDALAALRPISPRPAGPGTRPSRPDPTHRS, from the coding sequence ATGGGCACCGGTGGCGGGCAGCAGACCTACGACGTCGTCGTCGTGGGGTCGGGCTTCGGCGGGAGCGTCGCGGCGCTGCGACTGACCGAGAAGGGCTACCGCGTCCTGGTCCTGGAGGCGGGCCGCCGGTTCGCCGACGACGAGTTCGCCCGGACCTCGTGGGACCTGCGTCGCTTCCTGTGGGCCCCCCGCCTCGGCTGCTACGGCATCCAGCGCATCCACCGGGTGTCCGACTCGCTGGTCCTGGCCGGGGCCGGCGTCGGGGGCGGGTCACTGGTCTACGCCAACACCCTCTACCGTCCGTTGCGGCCGTTCTTCGACGACCCCCAGTGGTCGGGGATCACCGACTGGGCGGCCGAGCTCGCACCCTGGTACGACCAGGCCGCACGCATGCTCGGTGTGACCACCAACCCGACCACCACGGCGTCGGACGTCCTGTTCCGCACCGTCGCGACGCGGATGGGAGTGGCCGACACCTTCCGCAGTGCCGACGTCGGCGTGCTGTTCGGTGAGCCCGGCGCCCCGGTCGCCGACCCGTACTTCGGGGGTGCCGGTCCGGGTCGGACCGCGTGCACGGAGTGCGGCGCCTGCATGACGGGGTGCCGCGTCGGGGCGAAGAACACGCTGGTCAAGAACTACCTGTTCCTGGCGGAGCAGGCCGGCGCGCGCGTGGTCCCGATGACGACAGTCACCCGGCTGCGTCACCGGCCCGGCAGCGGGTGGCTCGTGGAGTCCCGCGGTACGGCCGACCGAGCCGGGAGCCGTACCGGCACGACCACGTGGCGCGCGGAGCACGTCGTGCTCGCGGCCGGCACCTACAACACCCAGCTCCTGCTGCACCGGGCACGCCGCCGCGACGACCTGCCCCGGGTGTCCGATCGGCTCGGCACCCTGACCCGTACCAACTCCGAGGCCCTGCTCGGCGGCAGCGCGCCGAAGGTCGACCCCGGACGTGAGCTCGCGCGCGGGGTGGCGATCACCTCGTCGTTCTTCCCGGACCCGAGCACGCACGTCGAACCCGTGCGGTACGGGCCGGGGAGCAACGCGATGGCCCTGATCACGACGCTCGCCACGACCGGCGGCCCCCGCAGCACCCGCTGGGCGAAGATCCTCGGCCGGTACGCCGCTGAGCTCGCGCGGCGCCCCGTCACGACCGTGCGCGCCCTCGCCCCGTACCGGTGGAGCGAGCGCACCGCGATCGCCCTGGTCATGCAGGCGCTCGACAACTCCCTGGTGACCGGCGTGCGGCGGGGCCTGACCGGCTGGCGCCTGGTCAGTCGCCAAGGGCCGGGGGAGCCGAGCCCGACCTGGATCCCCGCCGGGCACCGCGCCGCGACCCTCATCGCCGAGGAGCTCGGCGGAACCGCCGGCAGCTCCTGGGGGGACGTCGCGAACATGCCCCTGACGGCGCACTTCATCGGTGGTTGCCCGATCGGGACCACGGCGGACGACGGCGTCCTCGACCCGTACCAGCGGGTCCACGGGTACCCGACGCTGCACGTCCTGGACGGCGCGGCCATCAGCGCGAACCTGGGCGTGAACCCGTCCCTGACGATCACCGCCCAGGCCGAGCGGGCGTGCTCGTTGTGGCCGAACGTCGGCGAGGTCGACCCTCGTCCGGTCGACCAGTCGACGTACCTGCGCCTCGAACCCGTTCCACCGGCCGGACCCGTGGTCCCGGTCGACGCCCTGGCCGCACTCCGACCGATCAGTCCTCGGCCAGCCGGGCCGGGAACCCGCCCGTCGCGACCGGACCCCACGCATCGATCGTGA
- a CDS encoding MBL fold metallo-hydrolase: protein MQIRTVVAPLLGTNCYVLVDDDGRCAVVDPGAGVVEDVLRLVHGNGWTPVGVLVTHGHVDHTWSAGALCEALEVALHLHADDAYRLDDPFGTLGPLGPQLAELAESSGSVGLPQRPERVETFTAGPDGTAVLRLAATGESPGEGLALTVLHAPGHTEGSTIYLLDADGPVALTGDVLFAGTIGRTDLPGGNASLMASSLRRVAALDRTTAVHPGHGPASRISVELAVNPYLHPSR, encoded by the coding sequence GTGCAGATCCGGACCGTGGTGGCCCCGCTGCTCGGCACCAACTGCTACGTCCTGGTCGACGACGACGGGCGCTGCGCGGTGGTCGACCCGGGTGCGGGTGTGGTCGAGGACGTGCTGCGGCTGGTCCACGGCAACGGCTGGACCCCGGTCGGTGTGCTCGTCACGCACGGGCACGTCGACCACACCTGGTCCGCCGGGGCCCTCTGCGAGGCCCTCGAGGTCGCCCTGCACCTGCACGCCGACGACGCCTACCGGCTGGACGACCCCTTCGGGACGCTCGGGCCGCTCGGACCCCAGCTCGCCGAGCTGGCCGAGAGCTCCGGATCCGTCGGGCTGCCGCAGCGGCCCGAGCGGGTCGAGACCTTCACCGCCGGGCCGGACGGCACGGCGGTGCTCCGACTGGCCGCCACCGGCGAGAGTCCGGGCGAGGGTCTGGCCCTGACGGTGCTGCACGCCCCGGGCCACACCGAGGGCTCCACGATCTACCTGCTCGACGCCGACGGCCCGGTCGCCCTGACCGGTGACGTGCTGTTCGCCGGCACGATCGGCCGGACGGACCTGCCGGGCGGCAACGCCTCGCTGATGGCGTCGAGCCTTCGCCGGGTCGCGGCACTCGACCGGACGACAGCCGTCCATCCGGGGCACGGCCCTGCGAGCCGGATCAGCGTCGAGCTCGCCGTCAACCCGTACCTGCACCCGTCCCGCTGA
- a CDS encoding peptidylprolyl isomerase, which translates to MSSSKREREYARRRHEKWLARQAEIRARRRRQRVIAGVVVGVLALVAVVLLVLDLTRNDPAPVVADPQASATTEPDQTTEPDQVVPTETPRAIPDAALAEARTWTANVRTSVGDLTLELDGAAAPQAVASFVTLAQEGFFDGTTCHRLVTVDYHLLQCGDPTGTGFGGPGYRFGPIENAPADGLYPAGTVAMARADGDGASMGSQFFLVYEDTIIPADTAGGYTVLGTITSGMDVLTGVADAGTAEGAGQTPATEVTIEGVETQ; encoded by the coding sequence GTGTCCTCGAGCAAGCGGGAGCGCGAGTACGCACGCAGGCGCCACGAGAAGTGGCTCGCGCGCCAGGCCGAGATCCGTGCCAGGCGTCGACGGCAGCGCGTCATCGCAGGCGTCGTGGTGGGCGTCCTCGCCCTGGTCGCCGTCGTGCTGCTCGTGCTCGACCTGACCCGGAACGACCCCGCGCCCGTGGTCGCGGACCCGCAGGCGTCCGCGACCACCGAGCCCGATCAGACCACCGAGCCCGATCAGGTCGTGCCGACCGAGACCCCCCGCGCCATCCCGGACGCGGCACTCGCCGAGGCGCGCACCTGGACCGCGAACGTGCGGACGTCGGTGGGCGACCTGACCCTCGAGCTCGACGGCGCTGCTGCCCCGCAGGCTGTGGCGTCCTTCGTGACGCTCGCCCAGGAGGGCTTCTTCGACGGGACGACCTGTCACCGCCTGGTCACCGTCGACTACCACCTGCTGCAGTGCGGCGACCCGACCGGGACCGGCTTCGGCGGTCCGGGCTACCGCTTCGGCCCGATCGAGAACGCCCCGGCCGACGGCCTGTACCCGGCCGGTACCGTGGCCATGGCGCGGGCCGACGGCGACGGTGCGAGCATGGGCAGCCAGTTCTTCCTGGTGTACGAAGACACGATCATCCCGGCGGACACCGCCGGGGGCTACACGGTCCTCGGGACCATCACGAGCGGCATGGACGTCCTGACGGGCGTCGCGGATGCCGGAACGGCCGAGGGTGCCGGGCAGACGCCGGCCACCGAGGTCACCATCGAAGGAGTTGAGACGCAGTGA
- the hisS gene encoding histidine--tRNA ligase → MARPTPLSGFPEWLPAGRVVEQHVLDVLRRTFELHGFAGIETRAVEPLDQLLRKGETSKEVYVLRRLQEEAEADPGDRAGQLGLHFDLTVPFARYVLENAGQLQFPFKRHQIQKVWRGERPQDGRFREFVQADIDVVGQGDLPYHYEVELPLVIAEAFAAMAPIGMPPVRILVNNRRVVEGFALGLGLVDVEAVLRSIDKLDKFGPDAVVELLVADAGATPESARAMLELAALHGEDTGVVDAVRALAVEHGAVTELLETGLVELGALIGAAARRAPGVIVADLRIARGLDYYTGSVYETLLVGHEQLGSICSGGRYDALASDGTTTYPGVGLSVGVSRLVSRLLSAGLMQASRSVPSAVVVAVTSEETRADSDRVAAALRSRGIPVEVAPTAAKFGKQIRYADRRGVPFVWFPATPGHTGSDGAVVAATPDQVKDIRSGEQVAADAGTWQPPAQDLWPTVVPGPGSGAGSTAATT, encoded by the coding sequence ATGGCCCGCCCCACCCCGCTGTCCGGATTCCCTGAGTGGCTGCCCGCCGGCCGGGTGGTCGAGCAGCATGTGCTCGACGTCCTGCGCAGGACCTTCGAGCTGCACGGGTTCGCCGGCATCGAGACCCGGGCCGTCGAACCGCTCGACCAGCTGCTGCGCAAGGGTGAGACGTCCAAGGAGGTCTACGTCCTGCGGCGCCTGCAGGAGGAGGCCGAGGCCGATCCTGGCGACCGCGCCGGACAGCTCGGCCTGCACTTCGACCTCACGGTGCCGTTCGCGCGGTACGTCCTGGAGAACGCCGGGCAGCTGCAGTTCCCGTTCAAGCGGCACCAGATCCAGAAGGTCTGGCGGGGCGAGCGACCGCAGGACGGCCGCTTCCGCGAGTTCGTCCAGGCCGACATCGACGTCGTCGGCCAGGGTGACCTGCCCTACCACTACGAGGTGGAGCTGCCCCTCGTCATCGCCGAGGCCTTCGCGGCGATGGCCCCGATCGGCATGCCGCCGGTGCGGATCCTGGTGAACAACCGGCGCGTGGTCGAGGGCTTCGCCCTCGGGCTGGGCCTGGTCGACGTCGAGGCTGTGCTGCGGAGCATCGACAAGCTCGACAAGTTCGGGCCCGACGCCGTCGTCGAGCTGCTGGTCGCCGACGCCGGAGCGACGCCGGAGTCGGCGCGCGCCATGCTCGAGCTCGCCGCGCTGCACGGCGAGGACACCGGCGTCGTGGACGCCGTGCGCGCTCTCGCCGTCGAGCACGGCGCCGTGACCGAGCTCCTGGAGACCGGGCTGGTCGAGCTCGGTGCGCTGATCGGCGCCGCGGCGCGGCGCGCTCCCGGCGTGATCGTCGCCGACCTGAGGATCGCCCGCGGCCTCGACTACTACACGGGCTCGGTGTACGAGACCCTGCTGGTCGGCCACGAGCAGCTCGGCTCGATCTGCTCGGGTGGCCGCTACGACGCGCTGGCCTCCGACGGCACCACCACGTACCCGGGTGTCGGTCTGTCGGTCGGCGTGTCCCGCCTGGTGTCCCGCCTGCTGTCGGCCGGCCTGATGCAGGCGTCCCGTTCGGTGCCGAGCGCCGTCGTGGTGGCTGTGACCTCCGAGGAGACCCGCGCGGACAGCGACCGGGTGGCCGCGGCGCTGCGCTCCAGGGGCATCCCGGTCGAGGTCGCGCCGACCGCCGCGAAGTTCGGCAAGCAGATCCGGTACGCGGACCGGCGTGGGGTGCCCTTCGTCTGGTTCCCGGCGACGCCCGGGCACACCGGGTCGGACGGCGCCGTCGTGGCCGCGACGCCCGACCAGGTCAAGGACATCCGCTCCGGCGAGCAGGTCGCTGCCGATGCCGGCACCTGGCAGCCGCCCGCGCAGGACCTGTGGCCGACTGTCGTACCGGGCCCCGGCTCCGGCGCGGGGAGCACCGCCGCAACGACCTGA
- the secF gene encoding protein translocase subunit SecF produces MASRVSQWGNDLYTGKRSYDIVGHRRRWYAIAAVMVVSTGLLLLVRGLNPSIDFRGGAEFTVSSVSDTAQQPAVDAVTAIVPDEIPRVSVVGGSALRVQTSDLTDAETTAVADALAAAYDVPRTEVSSSFVGPTWGADVTSKALRGLVIFLGLVGVVMTLYFRAWRMAAAALVALAHDLLITVGLYAAVGWEVSPATVIGFLTILGYSLYDTVVVFDKVRENTKDALDQRRYTYAELANLAVNQTLVRSINTSVVALLPVGAILFIGAFLLGAGTLRDIALALFIGIAVGAFSSIFIATPFEVSLREREPKIAEHTAKVLASRTAATVAGGTGEPGRVTVHVGAPVPGTHLGTRAQPKRNKPNRPTGRKP; encoded by the coding sequence ATGGCCTCGCGAGTGTCCCAGTGGGGAAACGACCTCTACACGGGCAAGCGGTCCTACGACATCGTCGGTCACCGTCGGCGCTGGTACGCGATCGCCGCGGTGATGGTCGTGTCGACCGGCCTGCTGCTCCTGGTCCGCGGGCTCAACCCGAGCATCGACTTCCGCGGCGGCGCGGAGTTCACGGTCAGCAGCGTGAGCGACACCGCGCAGCAGCCGGCTGTCGACGCGGTCACCGCGATCGTCCCGGACGAGATCCCGCGGGTGTCGGTCGTCGGTGGGTCGGCGCTGCGGGTGCAGACCAGCGACCTGACCGACGCCGAGACCACGGCTGTCGCCGATGCGCTGGCCGCCGCCTACGACGTCCCGCGGACCGAGGTCAGCTCGTCGTTCGTCGGCCCCACCTGGGGCGCCGACGTGACGAGCAAGGCCCTGCGCGGGCTGGTCATCTTCCTGGGGCTCGTGGGCGTCGTGATGACGCTCTACTTCCGGGCCTGGCGGATGGCCGCCGCGGCCCTCGTCGCCCTGGCGCACGACCTGTTGATCACCGTCGGCCTCTACGCAGCCGTGGGGTGGGAGGTCAGCCCGGCGACGGTGATCGGCTTCCTGACGATCCTCGGGTACTCGCTGTACGACACAGTGGTCGTGTTCGACAAGGTTCGGGAGAACACCAAGGACGCGCTCGACCAGCGTCGGTACACCTATGCCGAGCTGGCGAACCTCGCGGTCAACCAGACCCTCGTCCGGTCGATCAACACGTCCGTCGTCGCCCTGCTCCCGGTCGGCGCGATCCTGTTCATCGGTGCCTTCCTCCTGGGTGCCGGGACGCTGCGGGACATCGCCCTCGCCCTGTTCATCGGCATCGCGGTCGGCGCGTTCTCCTCGATCTTCATCGCGACACCCTTCGAGGTGAGCCTGCGCGAGCGTGAGCCGAAGATCGCCGAGCACACGGCCAAGGTGCTCGCGAGCCGCACGGCCGCCACGGTGGCCGGCGGGACGGGCGAGCCCGGTCGGGTGACCGTGCACGTCGGGGCCCCCGTTCCCGGGACGCACCTCGGCACGCGCGCACAACCCAAGCGGAACAAGCCGAACCGCCCGACGGGACGCAAGCCATGA